In a genomic window of Flavobacteriales bacterium:
- the sppA gene encoding signal peptide peptidase SppA, whose protein sequence is MRQFLKFMFASMLGTLLIGVVLIVLFIGMLAAAAAGLGSKGKPAKIKDGTVLQLTLDNELVDRGDDEQMDFDFGPFQGESKTGLNQVLAALDQAKSDEKIEGIFLDLTSVNSGFATLREIRNKIMEFKKESGKPVVAWAEFYTQGSYYLATAADQVYLQPKGMLDYRGLHSEYMFLKGLFEKLDIDMQFIRGSNNKFKSFGEVYTEEQMSPANRAQIELILRGLWADHRAAVSEKTGLSANELDTIANTFAAKDDEAARDLKLVDALMYRDELLADIKERMSLDKEKDIAFVSLGKYLRTAEEKKEDGDAKTKLAVIYAEGGISSGDGDDGIGSTSLSATIREAREDSAVKAIVLRVNSPGGSGLASEVIWREVKLAAEAKPLVVSMGDVAASGGYYISAPATKIYAEPTTITGSIGVFGLIPNMQGFFKNKLGITFDGAKTHEYADMMTVSRPLTETERRMMQQWVDDFYDGFVERVAEGRKLTTAQVDSIGQGRVWTGTDAKERGLVDELGGLEDAIRAAATLAGISDYRKVELPEQEDFLQKLLKDLNTETKAWVAREYLGEDAKLLKEYQRAREAKEQTGIVARMPYDLIIQ, encoded by the coding sequence ATGAGACAATTCCTCAAATTCATGTTCGCCTCCATGCTGGGCACCCTGCTCATCGGCGTGGTGCTCATCGTGCTCTTCATCGGCATGCTGGCAGCTGCCGCCGCCGGCCTGGGCAGCAAAGGCAAGCCCGCCAAGATCAAGGATGGCACCGTGCTGCAGCTCACGCTAGACAACGAGCTCGTTGACCGCGGCGACGACGAGCAGATGGACTTCGACTTCGGTCCCTTCCAAGGCGAATCGAAGACCGGCCTCAACCAAGTGCTCGCGGCCTTGGATCAAGCCAAGTCCGATGAGAAGATCGAAGGCATCTTCCTCGACCTCACCAGCGTGAACTCCGGCTTCGCCACGCTGCGCGAGATCCGCAACAAGATCATGGAGTTCAAGAAGGAGAGCGGCAAGCCCGTGGTGGCCTGGGCCGAATTCTATACGCAGGGCAGCTACTACCTGGCCACCGCCGCCGACCAGGTGTACCTGCAGCCCAAGGGCATGCTCGATTACCGCGGCCTGCACAGCGAGTACATGTTCCTCAAGGGCCTCTTCGAGAAGCTCGACATCGACATGCAGTTCATCCGCGGGAGCAACAACAAGTTCAAGAGCTTCGGCGAGGTGTACACCGAGGAGCAGATGAGCCCGGCCAACCGCGCGCAGATCGAATTGATCCTGCGCGGGCTCTGGGCCGATCACCGTGCCGCCGTGAGCGAGAAGACGGGTCTGAGCGCCAATGAGCTCGATACCATCGCCAACACCTTCGCCGCCAAGGACGACGAGGCCGCCCGCGACCTGAAGCTGGTGGACGCCCTGATGTACCGCGACGAGCTGCTCGCCGACATCAAGGAGCGCATGAGCCTCGACAAGGAGAAGGACATCGCCTTCGTGAGCCTGGGCAAGTACCTGCGCACCGCCGAGGAGAAGAAGGAGGACGGCGATGCCAAGACCAAGCTCGCGGTAATCTATGCCGAAGGCGGCATCTCCAGCGGCGATGGCGATGATGGCATCGGGAGCACCTCGCTCTCCGCCACCATCCGCGAGGCGCGAGAGGACAGCGCCGTGAAAGCGATCGTGCTGCGCGTGAACAGCCCCGGCGGGAGCGGATTGGCCAGCGAGGTGATCTGGCGCGAGGTGAAGCTCGCCGCCGAAGCGAAGCCTCTGGTGGTGAGCATGGGCGATGTGGCTGCCAGCGGCGGCTACTACATCAGCGCGCCGGCCACCAAGATCTACGCGGAGCCCACCACCATCACCGGCAGCATCGGCGTGTTCGGCCTCATCCCCAACATGCAGGGCTTCTTCAAGAACAAGCTGGGCATCACCTTCGATGGCGCCAAGACGCACGAGTACGCCGACATGATGACCGTGAGCCGCCCCTTGACCGAGACCGAGAGGCGCATGATGCAGCAGTGGGTCGATGACTTCTACGACGGCTTCGTGGAGCGCGTGGCCGAGGGCCGCAAGCTCACCACCGCGCAAGTGGACAGCATCGGTCAGGGCCGCGTATGGACAGGCACCGACGCCAAGGAGCGCGGCCTGGTGGATGAGCTCGGCGGCCTGGAGGATGCCATTCGCGCCGCCGCCACGCTGGCCGGCATCAGCGACTACCGCAAGGTGGAGCTGCCCGAACAGGAGGACTTCCTGCAGAAATTGCTGAAGGACCTCAACACCGAGACCAAGGCCTGGGTGGCGCGCGAGTACCTCGGCGAAGATGCCAAGCTGCTGAAGGAGTACCAGCGCGCACGCGAAGCCAAGGAGCAGACCGGCATCGTGGCCCGCATGCCTTACGACCTGATCATCCAGTAA